In Pseudoduganella albidiflava, a single window of DNA contains:
- a CDS encoding GGDEF domain-containing protein: MNTLQRPAFIAAGLAGILVALLFAGAGMAMPPGAWKWFDIASEGGTALVAAAWCLVVLGARPDGQVTRLLAAGFAAIALGSWADCMDEIFAVDKSALWDNALEALVPLGMVILTAGMVFWRQEQASLTEHLKKRERLFRDHRAFDRVTQLADARYLRAHLERQRGGGALVLLDIDGFHRINREHGQAEGDRVLQAVSHMLLLNLRNDDLLCRYAGDRFAVLMPGLSEAAARDAARHLCVMVAMMRHHAGSVAVPLTLRHSCAPAGASAGRTPDMVLADLCRQVDA; the protein is encoded by the coding sequence ATGAACACGCTCCAACGCCCCGCATTCATCGCCGCCGGCCTGGCCGGCATCCTCGTCGCCCTGCTGTTTGCCGGAGCCGGCATGGCCATGCCGCCCGGCGCCTGGAAATGGTTCGACATCGCCAGCGAGGGCGGCACGGCGCTGGTGGCCGCCGCGTGGTGCCTGGTCGTGCTCGGCGCGCGGCCCGACGGCCAGGTGACGCGCCTGCTGGCGGCCGGTTTCGCCGCCATCGCGCTGGGTTCGTGGGCCGACTGCATGGACGAGATCTTCGCCGTCGACAAGTCGGCGCTGTGGGACAACGCGCTGGAAGCGCTGGTCCCGCTCGGCATGGTGATCCTTACCGCAGGCATGGTGTTCTGGCGCCAGGAGCAGGCCAGCCTGACCGAACACCTGAAGAAACGCGAGCGGCTGTTCCGCGACCACCGCGCCTTCGACCGCGTGACCCAGCTGGCCGACGCCCGCTACCTGCGCGCCCACCTGGAACGGCAGCGCGGCGGCGGCGCCCTGGTGCTGCTCGATATCGACGGCTTCCACCGCATCAACCGCGAGCATGGCCAGGCCGAGGGCGACCGGGTGCTGCAGGCCGTCAGCCACATGCTGCTGCTGAACCTGCGCAACGACGACCTGCTGTGCCGCTATGCGGGCGACCGGTTCGCGGTGCTGATGCCGGGCCTGTCGGAGGCGGCAGCGCGCGACGCCGCGCGCCACCTGTGCGTGATGGTGGCGATGATGCGCCACCATGCCGGCAGCGTGGCGGTGCCGCTGACCTTGCGCCACAGCTGCGCGCCGGCCGGCGCCAGCGCCGGCCGCACGCCGGACATGGTGCTCGCCGACCTGTGCCGCCAGGTGGATGCGTGA
- the cphA gene encoding cyanophycin synthetase, producing the protein MKILDQRVLRGPNLYAARPCLLTILDLGDLHEVPSTAIPGFTDALLALMPSLMAHRCSPGHYGGFAERLRDGTYMGHIIEHVTLELQCLAGTPAGFGRTRRMRGQPGVFRVVCAYKIEAVAQEAFDLAMALVGALAAGQPFDLDAPLAALRQTAERHAIGTSTKAILQAARRRRIPYFRVAETGNLFQLGWGSRQKRLQATMTGDAGNIACRIASDKQLTKTLLKEAGVPVPGGSVVASPDEAMRAARRLRGTVTVKPLDANQGKGVTTQCTTPEEVAAAFEAARKFSRSVIVERFIEGHDYRVLVTGDVVAAASLRRPPCVTGDGHRTVRELVAIENGNPARGKGHANILTQIPLDDHALQALRKQGYGFDSVPPVGVPVTLRGNANLSTGGTAEDVTDLLPDDTRAACVRAAQKIGLDVAGIDLVCRDISRPLAEQGGAIIEVNAAPGIRMHQYPAAGTPRDAGDAIVEAMYGGDNGRIPVIAITGTNGKTTTTLMAAHCVRMAGLRTGATTTEGVYIDGRRIVSGDCSGYWSARTVLTDPTVDFAVLETARGGILKRGLAFDRCDVAVVLNISADHLGLEGVNTVEDLARVKGVVASAASRCVVLNAEDRHCVRMASRLADRVEILFFALDPDNPVLLKHLHHGGRGAYLHDGRLVIADGTRHQVLLRAEDMPSTLGGHARYNIANGLAAAAALLASGFTPERIAAGLASFVSDGRNNPLRSNVFDVRGVTVVVDYAHNPAAYAALSCMARGLSKGRAVGVITAPGDRRDQDLEAVGETCARGFDEIVVYESNNRGRGRGECARLMLAGAAASARAPEAVHSRLDGHEALRHGLSLCQPGDVMVFACGSSLNEVVEALRESDPASAQKIAEQAALAGA; encoded by the coding sequence ATGAAGATCCTGGACCAGCGCGTGCTGCGCGGCCCCAACCTGTACGCGGCGCGGCCGTGCCTCTTGACGATCCTGGACCTGGGCGACCTGCACGAGGTGCCGTCGACGGCGATTCCCGGCTTTACCGACGCGCTGCTGGCCTTGATGCCCAGCCTGATGGCGCACCGCTGCTCGCCCGGCCACTACGGCGGTTTCGCCGAGCGGCTGCGCGACGGTACCTACATGGGCCACATCATCGAACATGTCACGCTCGAGCTGCAATGCCTGGCCGGCACGCCGGCGGGCTTCGGCCGCACGCGCCGCATGCGCGGCCAGCCCGGCGTGTTCCGCGTGGTGTGCGCCTACAAGATCGAGGCGGTGGCGCAGGAAGCGTTCGACCTGGCCATGGCCCTGGTGGGCGCGCTGGCCGCCGGCCAGCCGTTCGACCTGGATGCGCCGCTGGCCGCGCTGCGCCAGACGGCCGAGCGCCACGCCATCGGCACCAGCACGAAGGCGATCCTGCAGGCGGCGCGCCGGCGCCGCATTCCGTACTTCCGCGTCGCCGAAACGGGCAACCTGTTCCAGCTGGGCTGGGGCAGCCGGCAGAAGCGGCTGCAGGCCACCATGACGGGCGACGCCGGCAACATCGCCTGCCGCATCGCCAGCGACAAGCAGCTGACCAAGACGCTGCTGAAGGAAGCCGGCGTGCCGGTACCGGGCGGCAGCGTGGTGGCCAGCCCCGACGAAGCGATGCGCGCTGCGCGCCGGCTGCGCGGCACGGTGACCGTGAAACCGCTCGACGCCAACCAGGGCAAGGGGGTAACCACGCAATGCACCACGCCGGAAGAAGTGGCCGCGGCCTTCGAGGCGGCCCGCAAGTTCTCGCGCAGCGTGATCGTCGAGCGCTTCATCGAAGGCCATGACTACCGCGTGCTCGTCACCGGCGACGTGGTCGCGGCGGCATCGCTGCGGCGCCCGCCCTGCGTGACCGGCGATGGCCACCGCACGGTCCGCGAACTGGTCGCCATCGAGAACGGTAATCCGGCGCGGGGCAAGGGGCATGCCAATATCCTGACGCAGATCCCGCTCGACGATCATGCGCTGCAAGCACTGCGGAAACAGGGCTACGGCTTCGACAGCGTGCCGCCAGTGGGCGTGCCCGTCACGCTGCGCGGCAACGCCAACCTGTCCACCGGCGGCACCGCCGAGGATGTGACGGACCTGCTGCCCGACGACACGCGCGCCGCCTGCGTGCGCGCGGCCCAAAAAATCGGGCTGGACGTGGCCGGCATCGACCTGGTGTGCCGCGATATTTCCAGGCCGCTGGCCGAACAGGGCGGCGCCATCATCGAGGTGAACGCCGCGCCTGGCATCCGGATGCACCAGTACCCGGCCGCCGGCACGCCGCGCGACGCCGGCGACGCGATCGTCGAAGCGATGTACGGCGGCGACAATGGCCGCATCCCCGTGATCGCCATTACCGGCACCAACGGAAAGACCACCACCACGCTGATGGCGGCCCACTGCGTGCGCATGGCCGGCCTGCGCACCGGTGCGACGACCACGGAAGGCGTGTACATCGATGGCCGCCGCATCGTCAGCGGCGATTGCAGCGGCTACTGGTCGGCGCGCACCGTGCTGACCGACCCGACGGTCGATTTCGCCGTGCTGGAAACGGCGCGCGGCGGCATCCTCAAGCGCGGCCTGGCGTTCGACCGGTGCGACGTGGCCGTGGTGCTGAACATCAGTGCCGACCACCTGGGCCTGGAGGGCGTCAATACCGTGGAAGACCTGGCGCGCGTAAAAGGCGTGGTGGCCAGCGCCGCGTCGCGCTGCGTGGTCCTCAATGCCGAGGACCGCCACTGCGTGCGCATGGCCAGCCGCCTCGCGGACCGGGTCGAGATCCTGTTCTTCGCGCTCGATCCGGACAATCCGGTGCTGCTGAAGCACCTGCACCACGGCGGCCGCGGCGCCTACCTGCACGACGGCCGGCTGGTGATCGCCGACGGAACGCGCCACCAGGTGCTGCTGCGCGCGGAAGACATGCCGTCCACGCTGGGCGGCCACGCGCGCTACAACATCGCCAACGGCCTGGCCGCCGCCGCCGCCCTGCTCGCCTCGGGATTCACGCCGGAGCGCATCGCCGCCGGCCTGGCCAGCTTCGTCTCCGATGGCCGCAACAATCCGCTGCGCAGCAATGTGTTCGACGTGCGCGGCGTGACCGTGGTGGTCGACTACGCGCACAATCCGGCAGCGTACGCCGCGCTGTCGTGCATGGCGCGCGGCCTGTCGAAGGGCCGCGCGGTGGGCGTCATCACCGCGCCGGGCGACCGCCGCGACCAGGACCTGGAAGCGGTCGGGGAAACCTGCGCACGGGGCTTCGACGAGATCGTGGTCTACGAATCGAACAACCGGGGCCGCGGCCGCGGCGAGTGCGCGCGGCTGATGCTGGCCGGCGCCGCCGCCAGCGCCAGGGCCCCGGAAGCGGTCCACAGCCGGCTGGACGGGCACGAGGCGCTGCGCCACGGCCTGTCGCTGTGCCAGCCCGGCGATGTGATGGTATTCGCCTGCGGCTCGTCGCTGAACGAGGTCGTCGAGGCGCTGCGGGAAAGCGATCCGGCCAGCGCGCAGAAGATCGCCGAGCAGGCCGCGCTGGCCGGGGCTTGA
- a CDS encoding TonB-dependent receptor: MRYFAIPALGLLAAAGAHAAGDPTVVIAGQRVSLANAIAAQEKADNIVSVVSSDGIGGLPDKNAAEALARLPGVAVQRDQGEGRYVTVRGLGPDLNAVTINGALVPSPEAGTRAVALDVLPAGLIRTLEVSKTLTPDQDANSLGGTVEVKTLSAFDLPGALLTVGAGASHDTNTGQNSPNANLLWAQRFAGGKLGVAAGLSGERRKFGSDNVETGGAWSGDRLEGFELREYLPVRERYAAALNLDWRPDAASSYALRGFVSRFSDDEVRDRLTVGNLENDDLAEGETGEARVERRLRQRKYTQEIRSLTASADRRLAGWRLHAEASASRATDDAPESVNDARFRGSFDGIGFTNTMAPRLVAPAAVFDPASYNLNAITLQQSYAEDRARALRLDLTRELDDGLAIKFGAKASRRDKDNDTNQWTYDSSSATSANFWGPGTRSMSGFVGKHQLDYAFGPIGTALDPAAIRARVAGLPRAGAQQAAESALDDFSVSEDIDAAYVQGTLARGAWSLLAGVRAERTRFKALGRQIAITEDEEGEETQAITPRRAGRSYTDWLPTLQARYDIDRATSMRAAWSNSVVRANFSQLAPGVSLDSATEATIGNPDLAPLKSRNLDLGIERVLGNDGTMSAYVFHKDIRNFTYATNLAGSGQWADYTTATSYANGDSARVKGIELAWQQPLRMLPAPFNGLLVGMNAAFTRSRAAIDSFDEDAGTRTGRTIRMPGQSNRMANAMIGYEHGPLSTRLAVNYKSPYLLELGENVLDAGADRIVDAQTQLDFSLAWQLGRRWQLTFEASNLNNEKYYVYQGVKQHNVQYEQYGRTYKVGLKASLF, translated from the coding sequence ATGCGATATTTCGCCATCCCCGCCCTGGGCCTGCTGGCCGCCGCGGGAGCCCATGCCGCCGGCGACCCGACGGTCGTCATCGCCGGCCAGCGCGTCAGCCTCGCCAACGCCATCGCCGCGCAGGAAAAGGCCGACAACATCGTCAGCGTCGTGTCCAGCGACGGCATCGGCGGGCTGCCCGACAAGAATGCCGCCGAGGCGCTGGCGCGGCTGCCCGGCGTGGCCGTGCAGCGCGACCAGGGCGAAGGCCGCTACGTCACCGTGCGCGGCCTGGGCCCGGACCTGAACGCCGTCACCATCAATGGCGCGCTGGTGCCTTCGCCGGAAGCGGGCACGCGCGCCGTGGCGCTCGACGTGCTCCCCGCGGGCCTGATCCGCACGCTGGAAGTGTCGAAGACGCTGACGCCGGACCAGGATGCCAATTCGCTGGGCGGCACCGTGGAAGTGAAAACGCTGTCCGCCTTCGACCTGCCCGGCGCGCTGCTGACGGTGGGCGCCGGCGCGAGCCACGACACCAATACCGGCCAGAACAGCCCGAACGCCAACCTGCTGTGGGCCCAGCGCTTCGCTGGCGGCAAGCTGGGCGTGGCGGCCGGCCTGTCCGGCGAGCGGCGCAAGTTCGGCTCGGACAACGTGGAGACCGGCGGTGCCTGGAGCGGCGACCGGCTGGAAGGCTTCGAACTGCGCGAGTACCTGCCGGTGCGCGAACGCTACGCCGCCGCGCTGAACCTCGACTGGCGGCCCGACGCCGCGTCCAGCTATGCACTGCGCGGTTTCGTCAGCCGTTTCTCCGACGACGAGGTGCGCGACCGGCTCACCGTGGGCAACCTGGAGAACGACGACCTGGCCGAGGGCGAGACCGGCGAGGCGCGCGTGGAGCGCCGCCTGCGCCAGCGCAAGTACACCCAGGAGATCCGCTCGCTGACGGCCAGCGCGGATCGCCGCCTCGCCGGCTGGCGCCTGCATGCCGAAGCGTCGGCCAGCCGCGCCACCGACGACGCGCCCGAGTCGGTCAACGATGCGCGCTTCCGCGGCAGTTTCGATGGGATCGGGTTTACCAACACGATGGCGCCACGCCTGGTCGCGCCGGCCGCCGTGTTCGATCCCGCCAGCTACAACCTGAATGCGATCACGCTGCAGCAGAGCTACGCCGAGGACCGGGCCAGGGCGCTGCGCCTGGACCTGACCCGCGAGCTCGACGACGGCCTGGCCATCAAGTTCGGCGCCAAGGCCAGCCGGCGCGACAAGGACAACGACACCAACCAGTGGACCTACGACAGCAGCAGCGCCACCAGCGCGAACTTCTGGGGCCCCGGCACGCGTTCGATGAGCGGCTTTGTCGGCAAGCACCAGCTGGACTATGCGTTCGGCCCGATCGGCACGGCGCTGGACCCGGCGGCGATCCGCGCCCGTGTCGCCGGCTTGCCGCGCGCCGGCGCGCAACAGGCCGCCGAATCGGCGCTGGACGATTTCTCGGTCAGCGAGGACATCGACGCCGCCTACGTGCAAGGCACGCTGGCACGCGGCGCCTGGTCGCTGCTGGCCGGCGTGCGCGCCGAGCGCACGCGCTTCAAGGCGCTGGGCCGGCAGATCGCCATCACCGAGGACGAGGAAGGCGAAGAAACCCAGGCGATCACGCCGCGCCGCGCCGGCCGCTCGTACACCGACTGGCTGCCGACGCTGCAGGCCCGCTACGACATCGACCGCGCCACCAGCATGCGCGCCGCGTGGAGCAACTCGGTGGTGCGGGCCAACTTCAGCCAGCTCGCCCCCGGCGTCAGCCTGGACAGCGCGACCGAGGCCACCATCGGCAATCCCGACCTGGCGCCGCTGAAGTCGCGCAACCTGGACCTGGGCATCGAACGCGTGCTGGGCAATGACGGTACCATGTCCGCCTACGTATTCCACAAGGACATCAGGAACTTTACCTATGCGACCAACCTGGCCGGCAGCGGCCAGTGGGCGGACTATACGACCGCCACGTCCTACGCCAACGGTGACAGCGCCAGGGTGAAAGGCATCGAACTGGCGTGGCAGCAGCCGCTGCGCATGCTGCCGGCACCGTTCAACGGCCTGCTGGTGGGAATGAATGCCGCATTCACCCGGTCGCGCGCCGCGATCGACAGCTTCGACGAGGATGCCGGCACCCGTACCGGCCGTACCATCCGCATGCCTGGCCAGTCGAACCGCATGGCCAATGCGATGATCGGCTACGAGCACGGTCCGCTCAGCACGCGGCTGGCCGTCAACTACAAGTCGCCGTACCTGCTGGAGCTGGGCGAGAACGTGCTCGACGCCGGCGCCGACCGGATCGTCGACGCGCAGACGCAACTGGACTTCTCGCTGGCCTGGCAGCTCGGCCGGCGCTGGCAGCTCACGTTCGAGGCCAGCAACCTGAATAACGAGAAATACTATGTGTACCAGGGCGTTAAGCAGCATAACGTCCAGTACGAACAATATGGCCGAACCTACAAGGTCGGCCTGAAAGCGAGCCTGTTCTGA
- a CDS encoding AraC family transcriptional regulator: MSAWRGAAEPSIPAQQQPALVLAYARSRDIDDAMLLRGTGLEGAEVPGTLVAPAQYLQLLGNALRLLDSPDTSFMLGQQLLPGHDGAPSNALVQAPSLREALAILCRWHARLTPLLRPRLETWDGMAALYWVDSHGAPGLRPALVEMHMTAVVALCRWLGGERLPWRFCFNRGAPRHVEQHHVHLGSALRFDCQFDAMLIEDGWLDRPWPRGSAMAAGLALRAAEGEPERPAGLLATLYDYLLERVRAAPALERAAADFGVSPATLKRQLARHGTHFQAELDQVRTHVALWMFHAQGADNEAVARYLGFHDAANFRRSFKRWTGVTPWLLRMGLAG; this comes from the coding sequence ATGAGCGCGTGGCGCGGCGCCGCCGAGCCGTCGATTCCCGCGCAGCAGCAGCCGGCCCTGGTGCTGGCATATGCCCGGTCGCGCGACATCGATGACGCCATGCTGCTGCGCGGTACCGGCCTGGAAGGGGCCGAGGTGCCGGGCACGCTGGTGGCGCCGGCCCAGTACCTGCAACTGCTGGGCAATGCGCTGCGCCTGCTGGACAGCCCGGATACCAGCTTCATGCTGGGCCAGCAACTGCTGCCGGGGCACGACGGCGCACCCAGCAACGCGCTGGTGCAGGCACCCAGCCTGCGCGAGGCACTGGCGATCCTGTGCCGCTGGCATGCGCGCCTGACGCCGCTGCTGCGGCCCCGCCTGGAAACCTGGGATGGCATGGCGGCGCTGTACTGGGTCGACAGCCATGGCGCGCCGGGCTTGCGGCCGGCACTGGTGGAAATGCACATGACGGCCGTGGTGGCGCTGTGCCGCTGGCTGGGCGGCGAACGCCTGCCGTGGCGCTTCTGTTTCAACCGCGGCGCACCCCGCCATGTGGAACAGCACCACGTGCACCTGGGCAGCGCGCTGCGCTTCGATTGCCAGTTCGACGCGATGCTGATCGAGGACGGCTGGCTGGACCGGCCATGGCCGCGCGGCAGCGCGATGGCCGCCGGGCTGGCGCTGCGCGCCGCCGAGGGCGAGCCGGAACGGCCGGCCGGGCTGCTGGCCACGCTGTACGACTACCTGCTGGAGCGGGTGCGCGCCGCGCCGGCGCTGGAACGGGCGGCCGCCGATTTCGGCGTCAGCCCGGCCACCCTGAAGCGGCAGCTGGCGCGGCACGGCACGCATTTCCAGGCCGAGCTCGATCAGGTGCGCACGCACGTGGCGCTGTGGATGTTCCACGCGCAGGGCGCCGACAACGAGGCCGTGGCGCGCTACCTGGGCTTCCACGACGCTGCCAACTTCCGGCGCTCGTTCAAGCGGTGGACGGGGGTGACGCCGTGGCTGCTGCGGATGGGGCTGGCGGGGTAG